The genomic DNA GAGGTGCCCCGGTGCTCGTTGCTCAGGATGATGGCCGTGGGGATGGTGAAGTCGAAGTCCATGACCGGCCTGGCCGTGGCCGAAAACCCGGTGCGCAGGATCTGCCCGCCATCATGAGCCGAACCGCCGCCCCCGACCAGATTGCCGACCATGGTCGCTGCGTCCACATGGCGGATGAGCCGTATCCACTTCATGGCCGAGCCCGAGCTCTTCTTGCCCAGGTCCGGCCACTGCGAGGTGGTGTAGTAGAGATGAACATCGGACACGCCAAAGGCGTCGCAGCTGCGCAGCACGGCGGAGACGTTGTGCGGGTCCCAGATATTGTCCATGACCAGGGTCAGGTCTTTTTGCCTTCTGGCGAGCACTTGGTCGATCCGCTGTTTTCTCTTGTCGGATATTTCGCTTTGCATGCCGGTTTGGTACCTGATCTTCATGCCGTTATGCAAGCCGCCCGCGCACACGGCGCGCATTCGGCGCACTTCGGCTTGAGGCATTATTTTTTGCAGCTATTTATTGACAAATTTTTCCATTACATAGGAAAACAATGGTGATGATTTTACATGTCTGAGAATCAGGGGACACCGATGCGAGCACTCATAGTCGAGGATGAATTCCTGAGCCGGAAGGTTCTGAAATCTTTCCTCATGACCCTCTTCGAGGTTGAGATCGTGGTCAACGGACGCGAGGCCATAGAGGCATTCAAGCTGGCCCACAGGGAAAACCAGCCCTATGGCCTCATCCTCATGGATATCATGATGCCCGAGGTGGACGGCATCGAGGCCCTCAAGCAGATCAGAAAACTGGAGGCCGACGAAGACCTGCGGCCACGGGTCAAGGTGATCATGACCACGGCGCTGGACGATCCGCAGACGGTCATGAGATCCTTCTACGACGGCGAGGCCTCGGCCTACATTGTCAAGCCCGTGGTCAAGGAAAAGCTCTACAAGGAGCTTGAGAAGCTCAATCTTCTTACCAAGTAGACAGGGAAAAGAGCATGAGCGACGACCCGATGGTCGAGGAGTTCTTCTCCGAGGTCAACGACAAGTACTATCCCCAGGTAATGGAGGGGCTGGAACTGCTCGAAGTCAGCGAGGTGGCTCAGGGCATCGAGATTCTTTCACGCCCCCTGCACACCATCAAGGGCGTGACCGGCTTCATGGTCGGATTCGAGCCAGCCTCACACTTCACCCACAAGATCGAGGATTTCCTGAAAAAGGTGCAGTCCGGAGATGTGGAGCCGACCCAGTACAACCTGACCCTGCTCTCGCGCGGGATCAACATGATCTTCCAGGTGCTCGAACAGCTCCGGGACGATGCCGTGGACGAGGAGGAACAGGAGGAAGTCCTGGCGCTCATCACCGAGGCGTCAAGCAGCGGCCCGGTGGCTGCCGCAGAGACCGGGGCAGGAGTCACAGTGGAGACACGCGACTCCGTGACCATCATCCGGGTGCGCGACCATCGCGTCCATCTGGACCGACAGTTCAAGCCCGTCATCTCGGCCATCATGGGGGTCGAGCCCGGCGACAAAAT from Pseudodesulfovibrio aespoeensis Aspo-2 includes the following:
- a CDS encoding TrmH family RNA methyltransferase is translated as MQSEISDKRKQRIDQVLARRQKDLTLVMDNIWDPHNVSAVLRSCDAFGVSDVHLYYTTSQWPDLGKKSSGSAMKWIRLIRHVDAATMVGNLVGGGGSAHDGGQILRTGFSATARPVMDFDFTIPTAIILSNEHRGTSPELAALVPDEVYIPMQGMVQSLNVSVAAAIILYEAFTQRKRAGLYDAPSFSDEELAALRAEWRTVQRGQ
- a CDS encoding Hpt domain-containing protein, whose product is MSDDPMVEEFFSEVNDKYYPQVMEGLELLEVSEVAQGIEILSRPLHTIKGVTGFMVGFEPASHFTHKIEDFLKKVQSGDVEPTQYNLTLLSRGINMIFQVLEQLRDDAVDEEEQEEVLALITEASSSGPVAAAETGAGVTVETRDSVTIIRVRDHRVHLDRQFKPVISAIMGVEPGDKILIDLTGVLTFGSTAWAMVASMGSTFKIAACGLSPAAKQTFYAWGFDTTIAVYPDEDTYFTTQ
- a CDS encoding response regulator — encoded protein: MRALIVEDEFLSRKVLKSFLMTLFEVEIVVNGREAIEAFKLAHRENQPYGLILMDIMMPEVDGIEALKQIRKLEADEDLRPRVKVIMTTALDDPQTVMRSFYDGEASAYIVKPVVKEKLYKELEKLNLLTK